A region from the Halanaerobiaceae bacterium ANBcell28 genome encodes:
- a CDS encoding DUF805 domain-containing protein, producing MNWYIKVIKNYAEFSGRARRTEYWMFFLFDMIFTFIASILDTIVFGAPSVFLFLYTLFTIIPFLAVTVRRLHDTNRSGWYYFVQLIPFIGVIWYLILLCLEGTNGPNSYGEDPKNQEMYYSA from the coding sequence ATTAATTGGTATATTAAAGTAATTAAAAATTATGCTGAATTTAGTGGTCGAGCTCGAAGAACAGAATACTGGATGTTTTTTCTATTCGATATGATATTCACTTTTATCGCCTCAATTTTAGATACAATTGTTTTTGGAGCTCCTTCTGTATTTTTATTTCTCTATACATTATTTACTATTATACCTTTTTTAGCTGTTACAGTAAGACGACTTCATGATACAAATAGAAGTGGTTGGTACTATTTTGTTCAGTTAATACCTTTTATTGGGGTTATCTGGTACCTGATATTGTTATGTCTAGAAGGAACTAATGGTCCAAATAGTTATGGAGAAGATCCTAAAAACCAAGAAATGTATTATAGTGCTTAA
- a CDS encoding leucine-rich repeat domain-containing protein: protein MKKTFLMISLIFLLATFVACTEEEAIPVTFSDENLEQVIRQELNMISGEITTKDLKSIERLYAMGRNIKYLDGIEHLVNLETLNLSRNEIEDIIPLLSLNNLRNLNLANNEIRNIIPLSNLSNLEDLDISVNRINDVSSLSSLDKLTNLQLGHNRVSNIESLSNLNNLKILIIGANPISDLSPLLDLDNLEHLLVSEEYVNSEQISILRNMGVDVTMR, encoded by the coding sequence ATGAAAAAAACTTTTTTAATGATATCATTAATATTTCTTCTTGCTACTTTTGTTGCATGTACGGAAGAAGAAGCAATTCCAGTTACATTTTCGGATGAAAATTTAGAGCAGGTCATTAGGCAAGAATTAAACATGATATCTGGGGAGATTACTACAAAAGATTTAAAATCCATTGAACGATTATATGCAATGGGAAGAAATATTAAATATCTTGATGGAATTGAACATCTAGTTAACTTAGAAACATTGAATCTTTCACGTAATGAAATAGAAGATATTATTCCTTTGCTAAGTTTAAATAATTTAAGAAATTTAAATCTTGCTAACAATGAGATAAGAAATATAATACCATTAAGTAATTTGAGTAATTTAGAAGACTTAGATATTAGTGTTAATAGAATTAATGATGTAAGTTCGTTATCATCTCTGGATAAGTTAACAAACTTACAACTAGGACATAATCGTGTTAGTAATATTGAAAGTTTATCCAATTTAAATAATTTAAAAATATTGATTATAGGAGCTAATCCTATAAGTGATTTATCGCCATTGTTAGATTTAGATAATTTAGAACATCTTCTTGTTTCTGAAGAATATGTTAATAGTGAACAGATAAGTATTTTAAGGAATATGGGAGTAGATGTTACTATGAGATAA
- a CDS encoding dockerin type I domain-containing protein, translated as MFRKKILFLISLFFIFYSVFSVQAVDTVPYEWNNVAIGGGGFVSAIISDPNDADIFYARTDVGGAYRWDESTQSWIALMDWVDSNQRGLLGIEAIAVDPNQKGTVYMMAGTVYWNQANDGIGRSAFLRSNDYGETWDIIYLWDDDVKKFNVHGNGMGRGTGEALAVDPADSNIIYYGTRNKGLWKSTDNGDNWSQVESFPIETTWNGAGISFVEFDQSTIGDNMTSRIYVGVLEDHDNVFYSEDAGETWSLLPNRPVPMYAERIMPQRIAIRPDGSAIYITFGDGAGPHTMQWDEGWGPINDWYNRGAVFKYELATETWTDISPQNFINPDGEDYADPSTYLGCYSGISIDPNNPDRMVVSSIASYRGPQFWLIDGQWEDRWGDNIYVTEDGGETWIPSFEYYWLDGGMEPHVEQMDENGVPWIVGNTIHWIGSVQMDPNNPSRVFVTSGNGVYMTEDIFNYETSDYNDWGQPEFSYTQETVWKFAGHGIEETVPQELVSIPDGPMVSVILDYDGFVHEDVTEFSPYGRHTTSAAGAEFHLGNTTDIVYAPQAGILAKVARTRSVSTQYTEIPIGPVQYSEDNGKTWTVETYTSNPPEDLYGGSVALSADGEVTLWMPSSGKTMYRRLNTTWTEVEGIDFNSRPVADWVNPNVFYIFNRDDGYLYLSTDKGQSFTQASYVGNSRFYKARTVPEVEGHIWVPLATTTTDGTREGALMRSYDGGETFTPVPGVGYTEAVGFGKAAEGSNYPTIFAYAEIDGVLGVFRSIDQGNSWVRVNDDDHEYGGLANGEFVIGDMNVFGRVYMSTAGRGIVYGEPLSEEPIPEIIIGDVDGNGVIDLLDYVLLSRYILTIVPDDMIIKEAADINGDGVINSQDASLLMRYLLTIDSDL; from the coding sequence ATGTTTAGAAAAAAAATATTATTTTTGATAAGCTTATTTTTTATTTTCTATTCAGTATTTTCTGTACAAGCTGTAGACACAGTACCGTATGAATGGAATAATGTAGCCATAGGTGGTGGTGGTTTTGTTTCTGCAATAATATCAGACCCAAATGACGCTGACATATTTTATGCTCGTACAGATGTAGGTGGAGCTTATAGATGGGATGAAAGCACACAGTCATGGATAGCTCTTATGGACTGGGTTGATTCCAATCAACGTGGTTTGCTTGGTATAGAAGCTATAGCAGTTGATCCAAATCAAAAAGGAACAGTATATATGATGGCAGGTACAGTATATTGGAATCAGGCCAATGACGGTATTGGTAGGTCTGCTTTTTTAAGATCAAACGACTATGGTGAGACTTGGGATATTATATATCTGTGGGATGATGATGTAAAGAAATTTAATGTTCATGGTAATGGAATGGGAAGAGGTACTGGAGAAGCTTTAGCAGTTGATCCTGCAGATTCTAATATTATTTATTATGGTACCAGGAATAAAGGATTATGGAAGTCTACAGATAATGGTGATAATTGGTCACAAGTAGAATCATTCCCTATAGAAACTACTTGGAATGGTGCCGGTATATCTTTTGTAGAATTTGATCAAAGTACTATTGGTGACAATATGACATCAAGGATTTATGTAGGCGTATTAGAAGATCATGATAATGTTTTTTATAGTGAAGATGCTGGTGAAACTTGGTCATTGCTTCCGAATAGACCTGTTCCAATGTATGCTGAACGTATAATGCCTCAGCGTATAGCAATTCGACCAGATGGATCAGCTATATATATAACATTTGGTGATGGTGCAGGACCACATACAATGCAGTGGGATGAAGGTTGGGGACCAATTAATGATTGGTATAATAGAGGTGCAGTATTTAAGTATGAACTTGCTACAGAGACTTGGACAGATATATCACCTCAGAATTTTATAAATCCTGATGGAGAAGATTATGCTGATCCTTCAACATATCTAGGCTGTTATAGTGGTATTTCTATTGATCCCAACAACCCTGATCGTATGGTAGTTTCTTCAATTGCCAGTTATCGTGGCCCTCAGTTTTGGCTTATTGATGGTCAATGGGAAGATAGATGGGGAGACAATATATATGTAACAGAAGATGGAGGAGAAACATGGATACCATCATTTGAATACTATTGGCTTGATGGAGGAATGGAGCCACATGTTGAACAAATGGATGAAAATGGTGTACCATGGATAGTGGGAAATACTATTCACTGGATAGGAAGTGTACAAATGGATCCCAACAATCCTAGCCGTGTTTTTGTAACCTCAGGTAATGGTGTATATATGACTGAAGATATCTTTAATTATGAGACTTCTGATTATAATGATTGGGGTCAACCTGAGTTTTCGTATACACAAGAAACTGTATGGAAGTTTGCTGGTCACGGTATAGAGGAAACAGTACCTCAAGAATTAGTAAGTATTCCAGACGGCCCCATGGTATCAGTAATTTTAGATTATGATGGCTTTGTCCATGAGGATGTCACAGAATTTTCTCCATATGGTAGACATACTACAAGTGCTGCAGGAGCAGAATTTCATTTAGGAAATACCACTGATATTGTATATGCTCCTCAAGCTGGTATATTAGCAAAAGTAGCTAGAACTAGAAGTGTTAGTACTCAATATACAGAAATTCCAATTGGACCTGTTCAATATTCTGAAGATAATGGTAAGACCTGGACAGTTGAAACATATACATCAAATCCTCCGGAAGATTTGTATGGAGGTAGTGTTGCTTTATCGGCAGATGGAGAAGTTACATTGTGGATGCCTTCATCTGGAAAAACTATGTATCGTCGTCTAAATACTACTTGGACAGAAGTTGAAGGAATTGACTTTAATAGTCGCCCTGTGGCAGATTGGGTAAATCCAAACGTATTCTATATCTTTAATAGAGATGATGGATATCTATATCTTAGTACAGATAAAGGTCAATCCTTCACTCAGGCATCATACGTTGGCAATAGTCGCTTCTATAAAGCAAGAACAGTGCCTGAAGTTGAGGGTCACATTTGGGTGCCTCTTGCTACAACTACAACAGATGGTACTAGAGAAGGTGCTCTTATGCGTTCATATGATGGAGGAGAAACATTTACTCCTGTACCAGGTGTAGGATATACTGAAGCAGTTGGATTTGGTAAAGCAGCTGAAGGGTCTAATTACCCGACTATATTTGCATATGCTGAGATTGATGGTGTACTAGGTGTCTTTAGATCCATAGATCAAGGAAATTCCTGGGTACGTGTAAATGATGATGATCATGAATATGGTGGTCTAGCTAATGGTGAATTTGTAATTGGTGATATGAATGTGTTTGGCCGCGTATATATGAGTACTGCTGGTAGAGGAATAGTTTATGGAGAGCCTTTATCAGAAGAACCTATCCCAGAAATAATAATTGGAGATGTAGATGGAAATGGAGTAATAGATTTATTAGATTATGTTTTATTATCAAGGTATATTTTAACTATTGTTCCAGATGATATGATTATAAAAGAGGCTGCTGATATAAATGGAGATGGTGTAATAAATTCTCAAGATGCGTCATTGTTGATGAGATATTTATTAACAATTGATAGCGATTTATAA